One part of the Streptomyces sp. AM 2-1-1 genome encodes these proteins:
- a CDS encoding pitrilysin family protein, with protein sequence MPMGHTATAQAGSGGLTATEHRLANGLRVVLSEDHLTPVAAVCLWYDVGSRHEVAGRTGLAHLFEHLMFQGSGQVKGNGHFELVQGAGGSLNGTTSFERTNYFETMPTHQLELALWLEADRMGSLLDALDEESMENQRDVVKNERRQRYDNVPYGTAFERLTALAYPEGHPYHHTPIGSMADLDAATLEDARAFFRTYYAPNNAVLSVVGDIDPEQTLAWIEKYFGSIPSHDGKQPPRDGTLPGTIGGQLREEVREEVPARALMAAYRLPHDGTREADAADLALTVLGGGESSRLHNRLVRRDRTAVAAGFGLLRLAGAPSLGWLDVKTSGGVEVERIETAVDEELARFAAEGPTPEEMERAQAQLEREWLDRLGTVAGRADELCRFAVLFGDPQLALTAVQRVLEVTADEVREIAAATLRPDNRAVLVYEPVEPAEADADAGSEDGVDADAHEEAGK encoded by the coding sequence ATGCCCATGGGTCACACGGCCACCGCACAGGCCGGCTCCGGCGGCCTGACAGCGACCGAGCACCGTCTGGCCAATGGCCTGCGCGTGGTGCTCTCCGAGGACCACCTGACCCCGGTCGCCGCTGTCTGCCTCTGGTACGACGTCGGCTCCCGCCACGAAGTGGCGGGGCGCACGGGTCTCGCGCACCTCTTCGAGCACCTGATGTTCCAGGGCTCGGGGCAGGTCAAGGGGAACGGCCACTTCGAGCTCGTCCAGGGCGCGGGCGGTTCGCTCAACGGCACCACGAGCTTCGAGCGCACCAACTACTTCGAGACGATGCCGACCCACCAGCTGGAGCTCGCCCTCTGGCTGGAAGCCGACCGCATGGGCTCCCTCCTCGACGCGCTCGACGAGGAGTCCATGGAGAACCAGCGGGACGTCGTCAAGAACGAGCGCCGCCAGCGGTACGACAACGTCCCGTACGGCACCGCGTTCGAACGCCTCACCGCCCTCGCCTACCCGGAGGGCCATCCGTACCACCACACCCCGATCGGCTCCATGGCGGACCTGGACGCGGCGACGCTGGAGGACGCCCGGGCGTTCTTCCGTACGTACTACGCGCCCAACAACGCGGTGCTCTCCGTCGTCGGCGACATCGACCCCGAGCAGACGCTCGCCTGGATCGAGAAGTACTTCGGCTCCATCCCGTCCCACGACGGCAAGCAGCCCCCCCGCGACGGCACCCTCCCCGGGACCATCGGCGGGCAGCTGCGCGAGGAGGTGCGCGAGGAGGTCCCGGCCCGCGCGCTGATGGCGGCCTACCGCCTGCCGCACGACGGCACCCGCGAGGCGGACGCCGCCGACCTGGCCCTGACCGTCCTGGGCGGCGGCGAATCGTCCAGGCTCCACAACCGCCTGGTACGCCGTGACCGCACGGCGGTGGCCGCCGGGTTCGGGCTGCTGCGGCTGGCCGGCGCGCCCTCGCTGGGCTGGCTGGACGTCAAGACGTCCGGCGGCGTGGAGGTCGAGCGCATCGAGACCGCGGTCGACGAGGAGCTCGCGCGGTTCGCCGCCGAGGGCCCCACGCCGGAGGAAATGGAACGCGCGCAGGCCCAGTTGGAGCGCGAGTGGCTGGACCGCCTCGGCACGGTCGCCGGCCGCGCGGACGAACTCTGCCGCTTCGCCGTGCTGTTCGGCGACCCGCAGCTCGCGCTGACGGCCGTCCAGCGGGTCCTGGAGGTCACCGCCGACGAGGTCCGGGAGATCGCCGCCGCCACGCTGCGCCCCGACAACCGGGCCGTGCTCGTCTACGAGCCCGTCGAACCGGCTGAAGCCGACGCAGACGCCGGTAGCGAGGACGGCGTGGACGCCGACGCCCACGAGGAGGCCGGCAAGTGA